One genomic window of bacterium includes the following:
- the fliG gene encoding flagellar motor switch protein FliG: MSAANPTEPISVAAPEARTDPPAGTRLTRQTEIVLTNRQKVAVLLAQLGTQRAGPILKEMSDEEAISLIKEMIALPKLSDEIVVDVLNEFMSRASQTGLVGHGGAQLAQEFLEERLGQARAREIMEQIEGQQAVSPLSQLLQADPQQALEILGAQQPQVVAVILAYLPPADAAALFSGLNPAFRVKVAKRIAQLTRVDPAAVRQATALLVGRLRNLRASGSTTMAGGALAIAEILNHSDRSIEQHVLSEIEMQDQNLAEQIRAKLFTFDDVIKLEDKALQQIFRKLDAPTLALAMKDPNLSPEALSKIRSNLSERVTTMIEEEMEVMGAVRSSHINAAQGTIVHMARQLDEEGVITIARDDEVVI, translated from the coding sequence ATGAGTGCGGCCAATCCCACAGAGCCGATATCGGTTGCCGCTCCAGAGGCCAGGACTGATCCGCCCGCGGGCACAAGGTTGACTCGCCAAACGGAAATCGTTCTCACCAACCGCCAAAAGGTGGCAGTGCTGCTGGCCCAACTCGGTACTCAGCGCGCAGGTCCAATTCTGAAAGAGATGAGCGACGAGGAAGCTATCAGTCTGATCAAAGAGATGATCGCGCTTCCGAAGCTCAGCGATGAAATCGTGGTTGATGTGCTGAACGAGTTCATGAGCAGAGCCAGCCAGACCGGACTGGTTGGCCACGGCGGTGCCCAACTTGCACAGGAGTTCCTCGAGGAGCGCCTGGGGCAGGCCCGAGCGCGCGAGATCATGGAACAGATAGAGGGCCAACAGGCCGTCAGCCCATTGTCTCAACTGCTGCAAGCCGACCCCCAGCAGGCTCTGGAGATTCTTGGCGCCCAGCAGCCGCAAGTGGTAGCAGTAATTCTTGCCTACCTGCCCCCTGCCGACGCGGCAGCGTTGTTCAGCGGTCTCAATCCCGCCTTCCGGGTGAAGGTGGCAAAGAGGATCGCACAGTTGACCAGGGTCGACCCCGCAGCAGTTCGCCAAGCCACAGCCTTGCTGGTGGGCAGGCTGCGAAATCTCCGTGCCAGCGGCTCGACCACCATGGCTGGCGGTGCATTGGCGATAGCCGAAATTCTCAACCATTCGGACCGCTCCATAGAGCAGCATGTGCTGAGCGAGATTGAGATGCAGGACCAGAACCTCGCCGAGCAGATCCGGGCCAAGCTGTTCACCTTCGACGACGTTATAAAGCTCGAGGACAAGGCTCTTCAGCAGATTTTCCGGAAGCTTGATGCGCCCACGCTCGCACTGGCTATGAAAGACCCGAATCTCTCTCCTGAAGCCCTTTCCAAGATCCGCAGCAACCTTTCTGAAAGAGTCACCACCATGATCGAAGAGGAAATGGAAGTGATGGGCGCGGTGCGAAGTTCCCATATCAACGCTGCCCAGGGAACGATTGTGCACATGGCGCGCCAACTCGACGAGGAGGGGGTCATAACGATTGCCCGCGATGACGAGGTGGTTATATGA
- a CDS encoding flagellin FliC, with amino-acid sequence MCTSHSGPIRTKRPRTKTCRPLNSLRQWTVVSTGARKLRLPSGRINVSRRTNPMSGLLINYNASAVNSYDNLDQTNSALAQAVGELSSGLQIQTAADNPAGYVIGQYLQEEANGYTQAISNVQDAVSVLQTAQGALGQEASILQTMNTLATQAANGGTQNSSTLSASQSEFASLQAELDQIAQSTNYGGTALLNGSYQNQTFQVGPYNQSSDQIALSIASSTSTALGVNTAAISIGLVTSAQAAMTAVQAAISTVASMASDIGATQNQMTSLSANLTTAQENIQAAHANLVDVNVAKETTQFASLQILEQSGMSVLYQAQHLPSLAQKLLQ; translated from the coding sequence ATGTGCACGAGCCACAGCGGACCGATTCGCACAAAGCGGCCAAGAACTAAAACCTGCCGACCTCTCAACTCTTTACGGCAATGGACCGTAGTTAGCACTGGAGCAAGGAAGCTTCGTCTTCCTTCGGGAAGAATCAATGTCAGCAGGAGGACAAATCCCATGTCGGGACTTCTTATCAACTACAATGCGTCAGCTGTCAATTCGTATGACAATCTTGACCAAACCAACAGTGCATTGGCACAAGCAGTCGGCGAGCTCTCATCGGGCCTGCAGATTCAAACGGCTGCTGACAATCCGGCCGGCTATGTTATCGGGCAATACCTGCAGGAAGAGGCCAACGGTTACACTCAGGCGATCAGCAACGTTCAAGACGCCGTGTCCGTGCTCCAGACTGCCCAGGGAGCGCTCGGACAGGAGGCCTCAATCCTCCAAACCATGAACACTTTGGCCACCCAGGCCGCAAACGGAGGTACGCAGAACTCCTCCACGCTGAGCGCATCCCAGTCCGAATTCGCCTCGCTGCAGGCCGAACTCGACCAGATTGCCCAAAGCACCAACTACGGGGGAACTGCCCTGCTGAACGGTTCATACCAGAACCAGACTTTCCAGGTCGGACCCTATAACCAGTCGAGCGACCAGATCGCTCTGTCCATAGCATCATCCACCTCGACTGCCCTGGGGGTCAACACCGCCGCCATCAGCATCGGGCTGGTAACCTCGGCCCAGGCGGCCATGACCGCTGTCCAGGCTGCAATCTCCACGGTTGCCAGCATGGCATCGGATATTGGTGCAACGCAGAACCAGATGACCTCGCTTTCGGCGAACCTTACCACAGCCCAGGAGAACATCCAGGCAGCGCACGCCAACCTGGTCGACGTAAACGTCGCCAAGGAGACGACGCAGTTCGCCTCGCTGCAAATCCTCGAACAGTCAGGAATGTCGGTTCTTTATCAGGCGCAGCACCTGCCAAGCTTGGCGCAGAAGCTGCTCCAGTAA
- a CDS encoding FliI/YscN family ATPase: MTGLIDDITAEALAAARPQRYGQVTQMVGMSIEVAGIPAAIGDGLVLILGESQIHAEVVALREDKVVCLAFGDTTGLRAGTRVRALDGPVPLRLGPELLGRILDGFGRPIDDGPAIGGFDVSIAGTPPHPLRRGIVKDQLPLGVKVLDGLIPCGKGQRLGIFAGSGVGKSSLMSMIARGTSADISIVALIGERGREVAEFIERDLGPDGLSRSVVVVATSDAPAVMRIRAAFTATRIAEWFRDQGNDVVLMMDSLTRFAMAQREVGLAAGEPPATRGYPPSVFGLLPRLLERAGLSEMGSITGLYTVLVEGDDMNEPIADTARSILDGHIQLSRALAESNHYPAVDVLGSVSRVAPAVASAEQLRAGGAVREMLAAWRDAKDLIEIDAYVSGTNPLIDRAVTLKPAIDDYCRQSVTEVTDLDTARNGLLALAESEVPAS; this comes from the coding sequence ATGACCGGGTTGATCGACGACATTACAGCAGAGGCGCTCGCCGCGGCGCGCCCGCAGCGATATGGCCAGGTGACTCAGATGGTCGGCATGTCCATTGAAGTTGCCGGCATTCCGGCGGCGATCGGCGACGGCCTCGTGTTGATCCTCGGCGAGAGCCAGATCCATGCCGAGGTGGTGGCGCTCAGAGAAGACAAAGTCGTATGTTTGGCATTCGGCGACACTACCGGCCTGCGTGCGGGAACACGGGTGCGCGCTCTGGATGGGCCGGTGCCGCTCCGCCTGGGACCGGAGCTGCTGGGCCGCATACTTGACGGCTTCGGCCGGCCCATTGACGACGGGCCTGCAATTGGCGGATTCGACGTATCGATAGCGGGAACGCCTCCCCACCCGCTGCGCCGCGGCATCGTAAAGGATCAATTGCCGCTGGGAGTGAAAGTTCTAGACGGGCTCATCCCGTGCGGCAAAGGTCAGCGCCTTGGCATATTCGCCGGCTCGGGTGTCGGCAAATCGTCATTGATGTCGATGATTGCCCGGGGAACCTCGGCTGACATCTCGATTGTGGCACTGATTGGCGAGCGCGGCCGCGAAGTTGCGGAATTCATCGAACGGGATCTGGGCCCGGATGGCTTGTCGCGTTCGGTGGTAGTGGTCGCAACCTCCGACGCCCCGGCTGTCATGCGGATACGGGCCGCCTTCACTGCAACCAGAATCGCCGAGTGGTTCCGCGACCAGGGCAACGATGTGGTTTTGATGATGGACTCCCTAACCCGCTTCGCCATGGCCCAGCGCGAAGTGGGCCTTGCCGCCGGCGAACCCCCGGCTACACGCGGCTATCCTCCAAGCGTCTTTGGACTTCTTCCCCGGCTGCTCGAACGGGCAGGCCTATCGGAGATGGGGTCGATCACCGGTCTCTACACAGTGTTGGTGGAGGGCGATGACATGAACGAGCCAATCGCCGATACCGCCCGCTCGATACTCGACGGCCACATCCAGCTTTCCAGGGCCTTGGCCGAATCGAACCACTACCCGGCGGTCGATGTGCTGGGCTCGGTTTCCAGGGTTGCCCCGGCCGTGGCATCGGCGGAACAGTTGCGCGCCGGAGGCGCCGTGCGCGAAATGCTCGCCGCATGGCGTGATGCCAAAGATTTGATCGAAATCGATGCGTACGTCTCCGGGACAAACCCGCTGATAGACCGCGCAGTCACACTGAAGCCTGCCATCGATGACTATTGCAGGCAAAGCGTAACTGAGGTCACCGATCTGGATACCGCCCGCAATGGCCTGCTCGCTCTCGCTGAATCGGAGGTGCCAGCTTCGTGA
- a CDS encoding flagellar biosynthesis protein FlgB yields MAVADVTESIGILQFALNAVVDQQQAIANNISNVNTPNYQADQVSFESALAQALQTGGTASVETIPENLASGTNGNNVSIPAETTLMMDNNLMNRTLDNALSGQFSILSDAITA; encoded by the coding sequence ATTGCCGTGGCTGATGTTACCGAGTCCATCGGAATTTTGCAGTTCGCCCTCAATGCCGTCGTCGATCAGCAGCAGGCCATCGCCAACAACATCTCCAACGTCAACACCCCCAATTATCAGGCCGACCAGGTAAGTTTCGAATCCGCGCTGGCCCAGGCATTGCAAACGGGTGGTACGGCCAGCGTGGAGACCATCCCAGAGAATCTGGCTTCGGGGACCAATGGCAACAATGTCTCCATACCTGCCGAAACAACCTTGATGATGGACAACAATCTCATGAACCGCACACTGGACAATGCCCTCAGCGGGCAGTTCAGCATCCTTTCGGATGCCATAACCGCTTAG
- a CDS encoding glycosyltransferase yields MVVVDNGSTDATGFELRNYSWVDVVSNEANCGFGAGCNQGAAAARGQALVFLNNDTLVFDGWLEELLLPFADPTVGAVGPRSNSVSGHQIIQDIPYQGEGAAAIGEFAQAWKRAHAGQTSDCARLVGFCLAIRSEVFTRIGGFDEAYGIGGFEDDDLCMKLRGAGLRLVVAHGSFVHHAGHATFDFNGIKWQHQVCNQELFVTKWGIDSVPPLCLLSVCLIVKDEEQMLQSCLDSIADIADEIVVYDTGSSDNTVEIAKAAGARVIEGYWDDSFARARNAALEQASGEWILSLDADEHLLADPEMLRATLSDRRSNLEAYLVAIENLHGLGNARSVHTAIRLFRRTSCTWLYRLHEQVVAADDPSRPLRLGYLSGSRIIHYGYVAEVLQSKNKAERNLALARQAVEDEVLNKPYALMNYGRALDVAGQSTEAVEVLKEAASIAEEPITRRMAINNLVYILGRLSRFDEALDQVEELRRTSVSQIAADIAEGSIRISMGDVAAGLSMLARVPSRGRDDDGMEYTAHTLASIRGEALASLGRFAEAADVVLDAVRAQGLLEADLGELVFWLIKAHRSPSEIADALEVDDLMGVLGRLLRQPAAVADSVLEAIWQKFPDRLEPLAAAGRLGPRLPVARALVWSSRLRNRGLPAACPLVAMANNEQLDPRVRILAAAAAFGSFADHSVINALHQARSLLDPEALAQSTEEVSRIAPGLLEASHADPVVANVEIAPVGSVPIERGRRGSTSLPPQRVAAVTRRGGINIVGAFESTSVEGDIARALANTLGSHGMSVSTTSYHSDGQPGLLEWTHHDEGDHPFDTTLLVLSPQDLTNFVFDHGAACFEARYMIGVWRCDFERPPQTMSTASSIVHEIWVPSAFSAASVTRATSRPVLRMLLPITTEWRQEGDDASETGFTFVASVDYAEGFERQNPLGAVEAFSGAFQPGEGPKLLIETTHAERFPAEHARLVAAASKRSDIELVNDYHKGLGHILNDRAAARSCFVSLHRSEGTGLAIGRAMTAGVPTIVTGHSFSAELQSERDSFQVPFVLKAIPDLLYRSSSQGRWAEPSLTEAAKAMRLVAGQPKLALMKAQRARERYLRQFSPARSARAMKERLAAIERRRYGNVHEPQRTDSHKAAKN; encoded by the coding sequence GAACTTCGGAATTATTCATGGGTCGATGTAGTCTCAAACGAAGCCAATTGCGGCTTCGGCGCAGGCTGCAATCAGGGCGCAGCAGCAGCCAGGGGCCAAGCCCTGGTATTTTTGAACAACGACACCCTGGTTTTCGACGGATGGCTCGAGGAACTGCTCCTCCCTTTTGCGGATCCCACAGTCGGTGCGGTCGGTCCGAGATCGAACAGCGTCTCAGGACATCAGATAATCCAAGACATCCCTTACCAGGGTGAAGGTGCCGCCGCTATCGGGGAATTTGCGCAGGCCTGGAAAAGGGCCCACGCCGGGCAGACCAGCGACTGTGCGCGTCTTGTCGGTTTCTGCCTCGCAATCCGCTCTGAAGTCTTCACCCGGATCGGCGGTTTCGACGAGGCGTACGGCATCGGCGGATTCGAGGACGACGACCTGTGCATGAAACTTCGCGGAGCAGGCCTTCGCCTCGTGGTCGCGCACGGCTCATTCGTACATCACGCGGGGCACGCAACCTTTGACTTCAACGGAATCAAGTGGCAGCACCAGGTGTGCAATCAGGAACTGTTCGTGACCAAGTGGGGCATAGATTCGGTTCCCCCGCTCTGCCTGCTTTCAGTGTGCCTGATTGTCAAGGACGAAGAGCAGATGCTTCAGTCATGCCTCGACTCAATTGCCGATATTGCCGATGAGATCGTCGTTTACGACACCGGATCGAGCGACAATACGGTGGAAATTGCAAAGGCGGCTGGCGCGCGGGTCATAGAGGGGTATTGGGACGACTCCTTTGCCCGGGCCCGCAATGCGGCGCTGGAACAGGCGAGTGGTGAATGGATTCTCTCGCTGGACGCCGATGAGCACCTCTTGGCCGATCCGGAGATGCTGCGGGCCACCCTCTCCGACCGGCGTTCCAACTTGGAAGCGTACCTGGTGGCAATAGAGAATCTTCATGGGCTGGGCAATGCCCGCTCGGTGCATACCGCTATACGGCTGTTCCGAAGGACTTCGTGCACATGGCTCTATCGGCTTCACGAGCAGGTGGTCGCGGCCGACGACCCAAGCCGCCCTCTCAGGCTCGGCTACCTTAGCGGATCGAGAATAATCCACTATGGCTATGTTGCCGAGGTGCTCCAGTCGAAGAACAAGGCCGAACGCAATCTCGCTCTCGCCCGGCAAGCCGTAGAAGACGAGGTCCTCAACAAGCCATATGCGCTAATGAACTACGGCCGCGCTCTGGACGTGGCCGGACAGAGCACTGAGGCGGTTGAGGTGTTGAAGGAGGCAGCCTCAATTGCCGAGGAGCCAATTACGCGGCGGATGGCCATTAATAACCTGGTCTATATCCTTGGCCGCCTTTCACGCTTCGATGAGGCCCTCGACCAGGTGGAGGAGTTGCGCCGGACATCGGTCAGCCAGATTGCCGCGGACATCGCTGAGGGCTCGATAAGGATCTCCATGGGCGACGTTGCAGCAGGCCTGTCTATGCTGGCGCGCGTTCCGTCGCGGGGGCGCGACGATGACGGCATGGAATATACCGCGCATACGCTCGCCTCCATACGCGGCGAAGCACTTGCTTCTCTCGGCCGGTTCGCAGAGGCCGCTGACGTCGTTCTTGACGCAGTGCGCGCTCAGGGACTGCTGGAGGCAGATCTCGGAGAGCTCGTTTTCTGGCTGATCAAAGCGCACCGGTCTCCGTCAGAGATTGCCGACGCACTTGAGGTGGACGACCTCATGGGGGTGCTCGGACGGCTGCTTCGCCAGCCGGCGGCGGTGGCTGATTCAGTGCTCGAAGCCATCTGGCAGAAGTTTCCGGATCGTCTGGAGCCGCTTGCTGCGGCAGGACGCCTTGGTCCGCGCCTGCCTGTGGCCAGAGCTCTGGTGTGGTCTTCAAGGCTGCGCAACCGCGGCCTGCCGGCAGCGTGCCCGTTGGTGGCAATGGCCAACAACGAACAGCTCGATCCCCGGGTGCGCATCCTCGCGGCGGCTGCGGCATTTGGCAGTTTCGCAGACCATAGTGTCATCAATGCCTTGCACCAGGCGCGGAGCCTGCTTGATCCCGAGGCATTGGCCCAATCGACCGAGGAGGTCAGCCGGATTGCTCCCGGGCTGCTCGAAGCCAGCCACGCCGACCCGGTTGTAGCGAATGTGGAAATTGCTCCGGTTGGCTCCGTTCCCATCGAACGCGGGCGAAGAGGATCAACTTCGTTGCCGCCCCAGAGGGTGGCGGCTGTGACCCGGCGCGGAGGCATCAATATCGTTGGCGCGTTTGAGAGCACCTCTGTCGAAGGCGACATAGCACGTGCCCTTGCCAACACGCTGGGCAGCCACGGCATGTCGGTGTCGACCACCTCCTATCATTCGGACGGACAGCCGGGCCTGCTGGAGTGGACTCACCATGACGAGGGAGACCATCCCTTCGACACCACGCTGCTCGTGCTCTCCCCCCAGGATTTGACCAACTTCGTCTTCGACCACGGTGCTGCTTGCTTCGAAGCCCGCTACATGATCGGCGTGTGGCGCTGCGACTTTGAAAGGCCGCCTCAGACTATGAGCACGGCCTCGTCGATCGTTCATGAAATCTGGGTGCCTTCGGCATTTTCCGCCGCTAGCGTTACCCGGGCGACAAGCCGGCCGGTCCTAAGGATGTTGCTCCCGATCACGACCGAGTGGCGCCAGGAGGGGGACGACGCCAGCGAGACCGGTTTCACCTTTGTCGCCAGCGTCGACTACGCGGAAGGATTCGAGCGGCAGAACCCCCTTGGCGCAGTGGAGGCCTTCTCTGGCGCGTTCCAGCCCGGTGAGGGGCCAAAACTCCTCATTGAGACAACTCATGCGGAGCGCTTTCCGGCGGAACACGCAAGGCTGGTCGCCGCTGCATCAAAGAGGAGCGACATCGAACTCGTAAATGACTATCACAAGGGACTTGGCCACATCCTCAATGACCGGGCAGCGGCCAGATCGTGCTTCGTCTCGCTTCATCGAAGCGAAGGGACCGGCTTGGCTATTGGCCGGGCAATGACTGCAGGGGTGCCAACTATCGTTACGGGCCATTCGTTCAGTGCCGAACTTCAGAGCGAGCGCGACAGCTTCCAGGTTCCCTTCGTGCTAAAGGCGATCCCGGATCTCCTATACCGCAGCTCGTCTCAGGGGCGCTGGGCCGAGCCAAGCCTAACGGAAGCGGCCAAGGCCATGCGGCTCGTCGCTGGGCAGCCCAAGTTGGCGCTGATGAAGGCGCAAAGAGCCAGGGAACGCTATCTCAGGCAATTCTCCCCTGCACGCTCGGCCCGGGCAATGAAGGAACGGCTTGCAGCCATCGAGCGCCGGCGCTACGGCAATGTGCACGAGCCACAGCGGACCGATTCGCACAAAGCGGCCAAGAACTAA
- the fliS gene encoding flagellar export chaperone FliS gives MPYINPASAYHNQAVQTANGPQLLLMLCDRLAADLARGEAAIEAADYEAGNENLQHAQSILRMLRSALNPDGFTGGHELMAVYAFLERQLIEANLEKNVERVRQCAELFQPIHDAWRAAVSANEGNNAGSNLG, from the coding sequence ATGCCTTACATCAATCCTGCCTCCGCTTACCACAACCAGGCCGTGCAGACCGCCAACGGACCCCAGCTCCTGCTAATGCTCTGCGACCGGCTGGCAGCTGACCTCGCCAGAGGAGAAGCCGCTATCGAGGCGGCGGACTATGAGGCGGGAAACGAGAATCTTCAACATGCCCAGAGCATCCTTAGAATGCTCCGCAGCGCGCTCAATCCCGACGGATTCACAGGAGGCCACGAATTGATGGCGGTCTACGCATTTTTGGAGCGCCAGCTCATCGAAGCGAATTTGGAAAAAAATGTCGAGCGGGTTAGACAGTGCGCCGAACTGTTTCAGCCGATTCACGATGCGTGGCGCGCCGCCGTGAGTGCAAACGAGGGGAACAATGCCGGATCCAACCTGGGATGA
- the fliF gene encoding flagellar M-ring protein FliF codes for MALLPLNLETLASARGRATSALSGFTLGQKVTTVLAVIVTIVAGVVFMRYESRPNFQPLFTNLQSSDSGAVVAQLNSAKIPYKLSDGGATILVPAASVDKERVSLAEQGLPNSGTVGFTSLEKGGFTTSQFVQQVEYQQALEQQLAQTIESIQGIQAAQVDLVVPAQSDFAIGNQPATTASILVALYPGVELTAGQVQAIVHLTASATPNLSASDVTLVDNHGNVLSSPGETSLGNETAQAQQSTAYDNQLSSSIENLLSRVVGVGNSTVQVHALLNFDQQSTTTQGLQTNSQGQPITASTNQTTSSQTYTGTGSPPSGVIGASQPPPSGSGNYNSTSTNSQVTNAVGQVTKTVKQAPGQVEKTSVAVILNSDAKTKATVAQVQSLVTAAAGLNTANGDSLVVTELPFAKPNTAQASAMTAAAARRQMIEHAAEAAVLILLLLAMLFLAMRSARRPVYHEIQVSDVPRPSRMLSFEDGALTAGEQSFVPSPVTLTGAPEAVLSQVNAHVGQHPGEVARLLRSWADERNGNPA; via the coding sequence GTGGCTCTTCTACCTTTGAATCTCGAAACGCTGGCCTCCGCACGAGGCCGGGCCACCTCGGCGCTCTCAGGCTTCACCTTAGGGCAGAAGGTTACCACGGTCCTGGCGGTCATCGTGACGATCGTTGCCGGCGTGGTTTTCATGCGCTATGAATCCCGGCCCAACTTCCAACCTCTTTTCACCAATCTGCAGTCGTCAGATTCGGGGGCGGTGGTGGCACAACTGAACTCAGCAAAGATTCCCTACAAGCTGAGCGACGGAGGCGCAACCATCCTGGTCCCGGCTGCCAGCGTGGACAAGGAGCGGGTCTCGCTGGCTGAGCAGGGTCTTCCCAATTCGGGGACGGTCGGATTCACGAGCCTGGAAAAGGGTGGATTCACCACCTCGCAGTTCGTCCAGCAGGTCGAATACCAGCAGGCTCTGGAACAGCAGCTCGCCCAGACCATCGAATCAATCCAGGGAATACAGGCAGCCCAGGTGGATCTCGTGGTGCCAGCGCAGAGCGACTTCGCCATCGGCAATCAGCCCGCCACCACCGCATCGATACTCGTAGCCCTTTATCCTGGAGTCGAGTTGACTGCGGGCCAGGTCCAGGCGATCGTTCATCTCACTGCCTCGGCAACACCCAATTTGTCCGCATCGGACGTCACCCTCGTGGATAACCACGGCAACGTGCTCTCATCACCGGGAGAAACATCCCTTGGCAATGAGACGGCTCAGGCACAGCAAAGCACCGCCTACGACAACCAGCTCTCCAGCTCAATTGAAAACCTTCTCAGCAGGGTGGTGGGTGTGGGCAACTCGACGGTCCAGGTCCACGCACTTTTGAACTTCGATCAGCAGAGCACCACGACCCAAGGCCTGCAGACAAATTCCCAAGGCCAGCCAATCACGGCCAGCACCAACCAGACCACCTCCAGCCAGACCTACACGGGAACCGGCTCTCCTCCATCGGGGGTCATCGGAGCTTCGCAGCCGCCTCCGTCCGGCAGCGGAAACTACAACTCCACTTCCACCAACAGCCAGGTTACAAACGCTGTCGGTCAGGTTACCAAGACGGTCAAGCAGGCCCCGGGCCAGGTCGAAAAGACCTCCGTTGCCGTGATCCTCAATTCCGATGCCAAGACAAAGGCCACCGTGGCCCAGGTACAATCCCTGGTAACGGCGGCCGCTGGCCTCAATACAGCCAACGGAGACAGCCTGGTTGTCACAGAGCTGCCGTTTGCCAAACCTAATACGGCACAGGCGAGTGCCATGACTGCCGCTGCGGCACGGCGCCAGATGATCGAACACGCAGCAGAGGCTGCAGTGCTGATCCTGCTTCTGCTGGCCATGCTGTTCTTAGCGATGCGATCCGCACGGCGCCCCGTCTATCACGAGATCCAGGTCTCCGACGTCCCAAGGCCTTCGCGCATGCTGTCATTCGAAGACGGCGCCCTGACGGCGGGCGAACAAAGCTTCGTGCCTTCGCCTGTCACGTTGACAGGCGCTCCGGAAGCGGTGCTCTCCCAGGTCAATGCGCACGTTGGACAGCATCCTGGAGAAGTCGCCCGCCTTCTCAGGTCCTGGGCTGACGAGCGAAACGGGAACCCGGCATGA
- a CDS encoding flagellar basal-body rod protein FlgC has translation MSSIWSAVDVAGTGSEVDQTWIDTIGSNIANMNDGVTPGQPVYQAEYVNVGERVLPGIPDGTGAGAGVQVNAIELGPASGQNKYEPTNPLANASGEVAYPVVDLGSEMTDLIQAQISYQANAQVMSHAKDAYASILDIKA, from the coding sequence TTGAGTTCAATTTGGAGCGCAGTCGATGTCGCTGGAACCGGGTCGGAGGTCGACCAGACATGGATCGACACCATAGGAAGCAATATCGCCAATATGAATGATGGTGTCACCCCGGGCCAGCCCGTCTACCAGGCTGAGTACGTCAATGTTGGCGAGCGGGTTCTGCCGGGCATCCCGGATGGGACCGGAGCCGGAGCTGGTGTGCAGGTGAATGCCATCGAACTTGGCCCGGCAAGCGGGCAGAACAAGTACGAGCCGACTAATCCGCTTGCTAACGCTAGCGGCGAGGTCGCATATCCGGTTGTCGACCTTGGAAGCGAGATGACCGATCTCATTCAGGCTCAAATTTCATATCAGGCCAACGCCCAGGTCATGTCGCACGCAAAAGACGCCTACGCCTCGATCCTCGACATAAAGGCCTGA